A stretch of DNA from Streptomyces sp. NBC_01197:
ATCCGCGCTGCTGCTCTGCGGGCGCGAGCTGGTCGACCACGTCGGCCAGCTCATCGCAGGCCCGCTCGATCCGGCGGCGGACGTTCTTGTGCTCGGTGACGACCGCGGCGAGCAGCAGTGCGGTCACCGCCACTGATCCGTTGAGCGCCGTGAGGCCGATCATCGCTTCGAACAGCGAGAGGCCGGTGAAGGACCCCGCGCGCCCGGTGGCCGCGACGACCGCCAGCACGGCCACCAGGAGCGCGCAGGGCGCGCTGCCGGCCAGCTCGAAGCGGAGCGCTGCCCAGATCAGCAGCGGAAACACCAGGAAGAGCAGGGCGTAGTGGCTCCCCGTCGCCAACGGGGCGACCACGGCGGCGATCACCGCCAGCGCCCCGCCCTCCACCCATCGGTCCGTACGCCGGGGCAGCCGGGCCCGGCGCAGGACCAGCAGCAGCGGGGTCACCATCAGCACCCCCATCGCATCCCCAGCCCACCACGCGAACCAGACCGGCCAGAAGCCGCTCTTGGGCAGTTTGTCCTCGAAAAGCAGCATGAGGCTGCCCGTCGTCGCGCTGATGAGCATGGAGCCGAGCGCCCCGAGGAAGATCAGGGCGGCGCCGTCCCGCAGCCTGGACATATCCATCCGGAAGTCCGCCCGGCGGAGCATCAGCAGGGCGCACACGGGGGCGAGCGTGTTGCCCGCGATGATGCCGATGTCGCCGAAGTCGACCGAGGAGCCGCCCGTCGACAGGACGGCGAGCAGAGCTCCGACCGCGATCCCCGGCCAAATGCGGAGACCCCAGTACAGCAGGCATCCCAGGGCGACTCCCGTCGGGGGCCACAGGGGTGTGACCACCGCGCCGTGGACGGTCACCTGACGCAGCAGTCCGATCCGGCCGGACACGTAGTACGCGACGGCGACGGTGAGGATGCGCAGGGCGGTCACCGTCGCGCCTCTGGCTGTCTCACTGCGGATCACGGCGCCCATCAGACACCGTTTCCCGGGCCCCGGCCGGGCAAGACACGCGTGCCCCAGCTGTCATGCGGTTCTGCCGGGCGCGCTGTCGTGGCACAGCACGAGCACGGCGGCGTCGTCCTCGTGACCCGTGAGCACCGCGGCCTTGATGATCTCGTCGGCCAGTACGTCGGCATCGGCGCCCGCATGGGCGACCGCCCGGTTCATGACGGCCTCCAGCCCCTTCTCGATGGGGAAGGACGGTCCTTCGATCACCCCGTCGGTGATCAGTACGAACGCGCCCACCTCCGTCAGCTTCCGCCGGGTCACCGGGTAGCGCTCGTTCGGCTGGACGCCCAGCGGCAGGCCTCCTTCGTCGTCGATGATGCCGGCCCGCCCGTCCGCCGAGGCCCAGACCGCCGGGACATGCCCGGCGCGGGCGCTTTCGATCTCCCAGGTGACGGGGTCGAAGCGCAGGAAGGTGCAGGTCGCGAAGAGCGTCGAGTTCACCGAGAGCAGCAGGTCGTTGGTCCGGCCGATGATCTCGCCCGGATCTGTCGCGGTCCCGGCGATGGCCCGCATTCCGATCCGGATCTGGCCCATGAAGGCGGCGGCCTCGACGTCGTGTCCCTGTACGTCGCCGATGGCGAACCCGAGCGACCCGTCCGGGAGCGGAAACCCGTCGTACCAGTCGCCTCCGATGTCCAGCCCGCTGCGGGCCGGGGTGTAGCGGGCCGTGGTACGGAGGCCGGGCAGGCCGGGGAGGCTGGCCGGGAGCATTTCGCGCTGCAGGGCCTCGGCCAGTTCCACCCGTGCCTGATGGATCTCCACCTCCCGCCGGGCCCGGGCGGTGAGCTGGTGGAGCGTGGTGAGGAGCTCGTCGGCGCTTGCGGAACGAGGAGGACGACGCCGGTTCATGAGCGGCTCCGCGGTGCGTTTGTTCCCGGACCGCGACCGGGGCCCGGGGTCGCGGGTCAGGCCGTGTACCGGCCCGTCGGGCCTCTCCTCTCCGACGATCACGGTCCGTGGGTCCGGTGACCGTTACCTGCATTTTATTTCCGGAGCCGGGATTGCGCAGCCCCCGGCGGAGGGCGAGCTTCCGAAGCAGCGGGTACCGCGCTCTCGGAGCGGGCCGCAGCGGAGCACAGCCGAAGACGGTGATCAGGGCCATGCCGGCAAATGAAGGTCTTCGGGGTGGTCCATCGTGCTGGTCGTTCGGGCACGTCGCGAAGCGCGACGCGGCGGAGCGTGAATTTCTTCTGTCCTGATCTTCAATCGCACTTTCGGGTGCCCGCAGGCGGGGGCGAGTGGGACATTGATCGTCATATCGAACGCAATGAAACGGCCGGATGTGTGCCAGGAGGGGCTCAACGGATGAGCCGACGGGGTCGCCGCGCGTTCGGCCGTGTAGCGTCTCACCCAGCTGTCGTGGTTCCGAAGTACCTCTCGCCCGTGCGTACATGCACGGGCGGGTCTGCTGTTCGGCGTCTCCGAGGACCAGGGCGATCACCTCCGGCTCCCGCGAAGTGCGGGAGCCGACTTCGAGTCCCCTTGGAGGGCAATCATGGCCAGTGGCACCGTTAAGTGGTTCAACGCGGAAAAGGGTTTCGGCTTCATTGAGCAGGATGGTGGGGGCCCGGACGTCTTCGCCCACTACTCCAACATCAACGCTCAGGGCTTCCGCGAGCTGCAGGAGGGCCAGAAGGTGAACTTCGACATCACGCAGGGCCAGAAGGGCCCGCAGGCGGAGAACATCGTCCCCGCCTGATCCGGCGGGTGTGCCCGCCTCCGGCCTGTGCCGGAGGCGGGCACTGTCGTTTCCGGATCTTCACGGTGTGTTCGCCCCTGACGCGGCCGTTCGCACCGCTGGCGTGCGCCGGTGCGGGATGGACCGCACGGGCGTGTTCCGCAGGCGCGCTCCCCTGTTTGTGTGGATGATCTTCTGGGCAGCGGATGAATGTCGGCTGCACCCGGAGCCGCCGTACGCAGGAGGAATCTGATGAGCAGCGCGGGAAGCCCCGCCATCGGCACCATCACCACCGAGGTGCCTGCGCGGCTCGACCGGCTGCCCTGGTCGCGCTGGCACTGGATGATCGTGATCGGACTAGGGACGGTCTGGATCCTCGACGGTCTCGAAGTCACGGTGGTGGGCAACATCGCCAGCCGGCTCTCGGAGAGCGGCAGCGGACTGCCCATCAGCGACGCCCAGGTCACCGGGCTCGGAGCTGCCCTCTATGTGGCGGGTGCCTGCTCGGGCGCGCTGGTCTTCGGCTGGCTCACCGACCGCTTCGGCCGCAAGAAGCTCTTCCTCATCACTCTCGCCGTCTATCTGGCGGCGACTGCGATGACCGCGCTCTCCTTCTCGGCGTGGTGGTTCTTCCTCTTCCGGTTCCTCACCGGCTTCGGTATCGGCGGTGAGTACGCGGCCATCAACTCGGCCATCGATGAACTGATTCCCAGCAAGTACCGCGGCCGGGTCGACCTGATCATCAACGGCAGCTACTGGCTCGGCGCGATGGGCGGCGCCCTCCTGTCGGTGCTGGCCCTCGACACTGGCATCTTCCCCGAGAACATCGGCTGGCGCCTCACGTTCGCGCTCGGCGTCGTCCTCGGCCTGGTGATCCTGCTGGTGCGCAGGCACGTACCCGAGAGCCCGCGCTGGATGTTCATCCACGGACAGTCCGACGGCGCGAACGCGATCGTCGACGGCGTCGAGAAGGAGATCGAGGCGGAGACGGGCGCGCCACTGCCGAAAGCGGGCCGGGCCATCACCATCGAGCAGCGCAAGAGCGTCAGTTTCGTCGAGATCGGCCGTACGCTCTTCCGCGCGTACCCCAAGCGCGCGACGCTCGGCTTCTCGCTCTTCATCGGCCAGGCGTTCCTGTACAACGCCATCACCTTCGGTTTCAGCTCGATCCTGGTGAAGTTCTTCGGTGTCTCCAGCGGTACGACGGGGTACTTCTTCGCGGTCATCGCGTTCGGGAACTTCCTCGGCCCGCTGCTGCTGGGCAGGCTCTTCGACACCGTCGGGCGCAGGAAGATGATCTCGGGGACGTACATCCTCTCGGGGCTGCTGCTCTCTGTGACCGCCTGGCTCTTCGACGAGGGGTGGCTCAACGCGGCGACGATGACGCTGTGCTGGTGCGTCGTGCTGTTCTTCGCGTCGGCCGGGGCCAGTTCGGCCTACCTGACGGTGAGCGAGATCTTCCCGATGGAGACCCGGGCCCTGGCGATCGCCCTGTTCTACGCGCTCGGTACGGCGGCGGGCGGTATTTCCGGGCCGCTCATCTTCTCCGGTCTCACATCGAGCGGTGTGGTCTCGGACGCCGTCATCGCGTTCTGTATCGGTGCCGCGCTGATGGTCGCCGCCGGAGTGGTGGCCGTGCTGTTCGCGGTGGACGCGGAGGGCAGGACTCTGGAGGACATCGCGCGCCCGCTCTCCCAACGGCCCGCGGCCACCGACGGACCGGCCGCGCCGCCGACGGCCGCCGCCGTATGAACGCGAGGAAGACACCGGACATGAGCGGCGACGAACCTCTGGAAAAGTACCGGGGCAAGCGGGATTTCGGTACGACGTCGGAGCCCCGCGGCGGGGCCGTGGGGGAGGGGGACGCACCCTGCTTCGTGGTGCAGATCCACGACGCGCGCCGGATGCACTTCGACTTCAGGCTCGAAGTGGACGGCGTGCTCAAGTCCTGGGCCGTGCCGAAGGGGCCGTCCGCCGAGCCCAAGGACAAGCGCCTGGCCGTACCCACCGAGGACCACCCGCTGGAGTACCGGGAGTTCGAGGGGGTCATTCCGCAGGGCGAGTACGGTGGCGGCACGGTCATCGTCTGGGACGAGGGCACCTACCGCCCGCTCAGCCATGACCGCCGCGGCCACAGCATCCCGTTCGGGGAGTCCATCGAGCGCGGGCACGCGACCTTCTGGCTGGACGGGACCCAACTGCACGGTGAGTACGCGCTGACGCGTTTCCACGGAGGCGGCGACAGCACCGACCCCGAGGCCTGGCTGCTCATCAAGGCGAGGGAGAAGACCGGCACGGCGCGGGGCAGGACCGGCGGGACCCGGACGTCGGCCCGGGAGAGCCACGGGGCGACGGATCCCCGCCGGGCGCGCTCGGTCCGTACCGGAAGAACGCTCCAGCAGGTCGCCGAGAGCGCGGCGGACGACGGCAGCGAACAGCCCTGAGCCGAAGCGCTGTACGGGGCCGGCTTCACCGCCTCCCGGGCCCCGCTGCCCATAAGTCGCCAGAGAAATACGGGACATGACACGGACGGCCCGTTCGGTGAACGCCGGATGACGGGGCCCGGGCCGGTTGGGCGCCGCAGCGCGTGTCGAACACTCTGCCGGGGCCGGTGACCGGCGAAGGTGGTGGGCAGGCAGACAGGCAAGACCGATCCGGGCCCGGCCGACCGGAGCGGTCCCATTCGTACGGCCGAGGAGCAGCGGATGAACACCGCAGATGTTCTGGCAGACGCGTTCGACCGGATCCAGGAGTCCGTGCACGACGCCGTCGACGGCCTCACGGCCGAGGACCTCGGCGTACAGCTGGACAGCGGGGCGAACTCGATCGCCTGGCTGGTCTGGCATCTGACCCGGGTCCAGGACGACCATGTGTCCGACGCGGCCGGCCTTGAGCAGGTGTGGCTGGCGCAGGACTGGGCCGGGCGGTTCGAGCTGCCCTTCGCCGAAACGGAGACCGGTTACGGCCAGAGCGCCGGACAGGTCGCGAAGGTGCGGGCCGACGCCGCCCTGCTGACCGGGTACTACGACGCGGTCCACGAGCAGACCATGGGCTTCGTCCGGGGACTCGACGACGCCGCGCTCGACCGGGTGGTGGACGAGGCGTGGTCGCCGCCGGTCACGCTCGGTGTCCGGCTGGTCAGCGTCATCGGCGACGACCTGCAGCACGTGGGCCAGGCCGCCTTCGTCAGGGGAGCCCTGGAACGCCGGTAGCGCGGCCGGGCCGGGTCCGTTCGGCCGGGCCTGTTCCGGGGGCCCGGCCGCACGGGCCGGGCCAGCGGCCCTGATGCGGGGGCAACCGCGAAAAGTTAAGCTTTGGGCACCTCAGCCCTCCTCCGGAGCGACCGTATGGCAGGACGAGATCTTCCCCTGATCGGGCCGGGCGAGCGACTGGCCCTCAACCGTATGGGCAGTTTCGACTGGGACCTGCGCAGCGGGACGTTGGAGTTCGACGAGCCCGGTCTCGCCGTGTTCGATCTGCGCCCCGACGAGTTCGACGGCCGCCCCGAGTCCCTGAGCAGCCGCATCCCGCCCGAGGAGGGCAACCGGCTCGACGCGGCGCGGACGCAGGCCATCCGGACCGGCCGTTCCTCTTACGGGGTGTACTTCCAGCTGCGGCGCCGCAACGGGGTCCGGCAGTGGACCCACATCCGCGGCCGGATCCTGCGGGACGAACAGGAATCCCCGTACCGCGTCATCGGAATCGTGCGCAACGCGACGACCGAACTGACCGAATTCGTCACCGTCAGCCCCGTCGAAGCGGGCCGCCGACGGGTGACCACCATGGTCCAGGGCACCACCGACGCGCTCTCCCGTGCTGTCACCGTCGACGATGTGACGGCGGTCCTGACCGGCGAGAACGGGCTCGAACGCTTCGGGGCCGACGGGCTCGTGCTCGGCCTGGTCGCGGGCGGGGCACTGGAACTCGTCGCGCTCTCCGGGGACACGATGCATCTCCTGGACGACGTGGGGCGCCACCGGCTCGACAGCTCGCTGCCACTGGCCGCCGCGGTCCTGTCCCAGCAGCCCCGGTTCGTCACCTCTCTGACCGGTCTCTCGGAGGAGTTCCCCCGGCTGCGCCCGTACACCGAGCGGATGGGGTTCGACGCGGCGGCCTTCCTGCCGCTGATCGCGCAGGCCCGCTCCATCGGCTGTCTGGCGCTCTTCTACCGGGGCCGCAGTCGCTTCTCGTCGGAGGACCGCAACCTCTGCGTAGGGCTTGCGGCCATCGTCGCCCAGTCTCTGCAGCGCGCCGTCCTCTTCGACCAGGAGAGGGAGTTCGCCACCGGTCTTCAGTCCGCCATGCTGCCCCGGCGCATCCCCGAGTTCCCGTCCGCCGAGATCGCCGTGCGGTACCACTCGGCGTGGAGCGGCAGGGAGGTCGGCGGCGACTGGTACGACGTCGTCGCACTGCCGCGCGGCAGGGTGGGCGTCGTGGTCGGTGACGTTCAGGGCCATGACACACACGCGTCGGCCATCATGGGCCAGCTCCGTATCGCACTGCGCGCGTACGCGGGGGAGGGGCACACTCCGGGCAGTGTGCTGGCGCGCGCGTCCCGTTTCCTCGCCGAGCTGGACACCGACCGCTTCGCCACCTGCACCTATGCCCAGGTCGATCTGGCCTCGGGTGCGGTCAGGGCGGTCCGCGCGGGGCACCTCGGGCCGCTGATCCGCCACACCGACGGGCGGGTCGGCTGGCCGAACGTGCGCGGTGGCCTCCCGCTCGGCCTCGGCACGGAGTTCGGGCAGGAGGAGTACCCCGAGACCCGGCTGGACCTGGTGCCCGGCGAGACCCTCCTGCTCTGCACCGACGGCCTGGTCGAGGAGCCCGGCACCGACATCGGTGTCGGGATGGACGCGCTCGCCGACGCGGTACGCCAGGGCCCCGACGAGGCGGAGGCGCTCGCCGACGACGTGGCCACCCGGCTCTGGGAGCGCTGGGGCACCAGCGACGATGTCGCCCTGCTGGTACTGCGCCGGGTGCCCGATCCGGGGACCCCCCAGGCACCCCGTGTCCACCAGTACATCCACCAGGCCGACCCGGAAGGGCTCGCCGAGGCCCGCGCCGTCCTGCGCGGCGCGCTGGAGGCCTGGGGGCTGGAAGAGCTCGTAGACGACGTGGAACTCGCCGCGGGGGAGCTCCTGGTGAACGTGCTGCTGCACACGGAGGGCGGCGCTGTCCTGACGCTGGAAGTGCTGCCCGAGCCGGTGCGGCGGATCCGGCTCTGGGTCCAGGACCGGTCGAGCGCCTGGCCGCGCCGCCGCATCCCCGGGGAGGCGGCGACCTCGGGGCGCGGCCTGATGCTGATCGACGCGGTGTCGGCCCGCTGGGGGGTCGAACCGCGCGGGGACGGCAAGGCCGTCTGGTGCGAGTTCGAGCCGTCCGGCACCCGGGCCTGAGCGACTTCCGCTCACCCTTGGTCT
This window harbors:
- a CDS encoding MASE1 domain-containing protein; its protein translation is MIRSETARGATVTALRILTVAVAYYVSGRIGLLRQVTVHGAVVTPLWPPTGVALGCLLYWGLRIWPGIAVGALLAVLSTGGSSVDFGDIGIIAGNTLAPVCALLMLRRADFRMDMSRLRDGAALIFLGALGSMLISATTGSLMLLFEDKLPKSGFWPVWFAWWAGDAMGVLMVTPLLLVLRRARLPRRTDRWVEGGALAVIAAVVAPLATGSHYALLFLVFPLLIWAALRFELAGSAPCALLVAVLAVVAATGRAGSFTGLSLFEAMIGLTALNGSVAVTALLLAAVVTEHKNVRRRIERACDELADVVDQLAPAEQQRGWPSSDTRRRDGR
- a CDS encoding PP2C family protein-serine/threonine phosphatase, whose product is MNRRRPPRSASADELLTTLHQLTARARREVEIHQARVELAEALQREMLPASLPGLPGLRTTARYTPARSGLDIGGDWYDGFPLPDGSLGFAIGDVQGHDVEAAAFMGQIRIGMRAIAGTATDPGEIIGRTNDLLLSVNSTLFATCTFLRFDPVTWEIESARAGHVPAVWASADGRAGIIDDEGGLPLGVQPNERYPVTRRKLTEVGAFVLITDGVIEGPSFPIEKGLEAVMNRAVAHAGADADVLADEIIKAAVLTGHEDDAAVLVLCHDSAPGRTA
- a CDS encoding cold-shock protein, which encodes MASGTVKWFNAEKGFGFIEQDGGGPDVFAHYSNINAQGFRELQEGQKVNFDITQGQKGPQAENIVPA
- a CDS encoding MFS transporter, producing MSSAGSPAIGTITTEVPARLDRLPWSRWHWMIVIGLGTVWILDGLEVTVVGNIASRLSESGSGLPISDAQVTGLGAALYVAGACSGALVFGWLTDRFGRKKLFLITLAVYLAATAMTALSFSAWWFFLFRFLTGFGIGGEYAAINSAIDELIPSKYRGRVDLIINGSYWLGAMGGALLSVLALDTGIFPENIGWRLTFALGVVLGLVILLVRRHVPESPRWMFIHGQSDGANAIVDGVEKEIEAETGAPLPKAGRAITIEQRKSVSFVEIGRTLFRAYPKRATLGFSLFIGQAFLYNAITFGFSSILVKFFGVSSGTTGYFFAVIAFGNFLGPLLLGRLFDTVGRRKMISGTYILSGLLLSVTAWLFDEGWLNAATMTLCWCVVLFFASAGASSAYLTVSEIFPMETRALAIALFYALGTAAGGISGPLIFSGLTSSGVVSDAVIAFCIGAALMVAAGVVAVLFAVDAEGRTLEDIARPLSQRPAATDGPAAPPTAAAV
- a CDS encoding DNA polymerase ligase N-terminal domain-containing protein, which translates into the protein MSGDEPLEKYRGKRDFGTTSEPRGGAVGEGDAPCFVVQIHDARRMHFDFRLEVDGVLKSWAVPKGPSAEPKDKRLAVPTEDHPLEYREFEGVIPQGEYGGGTVIVWDEGTYRPLSHDRRGHSIPFGESIERGHATFWLDGTQLHGEYALTRFHGGGDSTDPEAWLLIKAREKTGTARGRTGGTRTSARESHGATDPRRARSVRTGRTLQQVAESAADDGSEQP
- a CDS encoding mycothiol transferase, whose product is MNTADVLADAFDRIQESVHDAVDGLTAEDLGVQLDSGANSIAWLVWHLTRVQDDHVSDAAGLEQVWLAQDWAGRFELPFAETETGYGQSAGQVAKVRADAALLTGYYDAVHEQTMGFVRGLDDAALDRVVDEAWSPPVTLGVRLVSVIGDDLQHVGQAAFVRGALERR
- a CDS encoding SpoIIE family protein phosphatase, which produces MAGRDLPLIGPGERLALNRMGSFDWDLRSGTLEFDEPGLAVFDLRPDEFDGRPESLSSRIPPEEGNRLDAARTQAIRTGRSSYGVYFQLRRRNGVRQWTHIRGRILRDEQESPYRVIGIVRNATTELTEFVTVSPVEAGRRRVTTMVQGTTDALSRAVTVDDVTAVLTGENGLERFGADGLVLGLVAGGALELVALSGDTMHLLDDVGRHRLDSSLPLAAAVLSQQPRFVTSLTGLSEEFPRLRPYTERMGFDAAAFLPLIAQARSIGCLALFYRGRSRFSSEDRNLCVGLAAIVAQSLQRAVLFDQEREFATGLQSAMLPRRIPEFPSAEIAVRYHSAWSGREVGGDWYDVVALPRGRVGVVVGDVQGHDTHASAIMGQLRIALRAYAGEGHTPGSVLARASRFLAELDTDRFATCTYAQVDLASGAVRAVRAGHLGPLIRHTDGRVGWPNVRGGLPLGLGTEFGQEEYPETRLDLVPGETLLLCTDGLVEEPGTDIGVGMDALADAVRQGPDEAEALADDVATRLWERWGTSDDVALLVLRRVPDPGTPQAPRVHQYIHQADPEGLAEARAVLRGALEAWGLEELVDDVELAAGELLVNVLLHTEGGAVLTLEVLPEPVRRIRLWVQDRSSAWPRRRIPGEAATSGRGLMLIDAVSARWGVEPRGDGKAVWCEFEPSGTRA